The proteins below come from a single Plantactinospora sp. KBS50 genomic window:
- a CDS encoding pectinesterase family protein: protein MRNRTGWRRTAPILVLATILAGGATVATAVSAQAAAGCQVAYTVSAQWTGGFTANIRITNLGDAINGWRLGWTFPAGQAVTQAWGFTANPASGSVLATNVDYDAVIATNASIDVGFNGSWTGSNPSPTGFTLNGTACTGSVDPTAAPTSASPTAAPTSASPTAAPSTAAPTSAPPGTGTPTVAADGTGTYRTVQAAIDAVPANNTQRVVITIKPGTYRQVITVPANKPYITLAGLGSGPSGTVLVYNDSAASNGTFASASMFVYGANFVAENLTISNDYDENNGAYQAVALHLNADRAVLRNVRLLGDQDTFLINVNARAYVVDSYVEGTVDFIFGDGTVVFNNCVLYEKRSTGGPITAARTDPAKTYGMLIYRSTITGATGNTTELGRPWGPSAQVVYRESVLSATIRTAQPWMDMSGNVWQNARFFEYKNTGAGAGVNGNRPQLTDAQAANYTPQKYLAGSDGWNPM, encoded by the coding sequence GTGAGAAACCGTACCGGGTGGCGCAGGACCGCACCGATCCTCGTGCTCGCCACCATCCTCGCCGGCGGCGCGACGGTCGCGACCGCCGTCTCGGCCCAGGCCGCCGCCGGTTGCCAGGTCGCGTACACGGTGAGCGCACAGTGGACCGGAGGGTTCACCGCCAACATCAGGATCACCAACCTCGGCGACGCCATCAACGGCTGGCGGCTCGGCTGGACCTTCCCGGCCGGCCAGGCCGTCACCCAGGCGTGGGGGTTCACCGCCAATCCGGCCAGCGGCAGCGTGCTGGCCACGAACGTGGACTACGACGCCGTCATCGCCACCAACGCCTCCATCGACGTCGGCTTCAACGGAAGCTGGACCGGAAGCAACCCGAGCCCCACCGGATTCACCCTCAACGGCACCGCCTGCACCGGCTCGGTCGACCCGACCGCGGCGCCGACCAGCGCCTCGCCGACGGCGGCGCCGACCAGCGCCTCGCCGACCGCGGCGCCCAGCACGGCGGCACCGACCAGCGCGCCACCCGGCACGGGCACGCCGACGGTCGCGGCCGACGGCACCGGCACCTACCGCACGGTCCAGGCGGCCATCGACGCGGTGCCGGCGAACAACACCCAGCGGGTCGTGATCACCATCAAGCCCGGCACGTACCGCCAGGTCATCACGGTGCCGGCGAACAAGCCGTACATCACCCTCGCCGGGCTCGGCTCGGGTCCGTCCGGCACCGTGCTGGTCTACAACGACTCCGCGGCCAGCAACGGCACGTTCGCCAGCGCCAGCATGTTCGTGTACGGCGCCAACTTCGTCGCCGAGAACCTCACGATCTCCAACGACTACGACGAGAACAACGGCGCGTACCAGGCGGTCGCGCTGCACCTCAACGCCGACCGGGCGGTGCTGCGCAACGTCCGGCTCCTCGGTGACCAGGACACCTTCCTGATCAACGTGAACGCCCGGGCGTACGTGGTGGACTCGTACGTCGAGGGCACCGTGGACTTCATCTTCGGCGACGGCACCGTGGTGTTCAACAACTGTGTCCTCTACGAGAAGCGCTCCACGGGCGGGCCGATCACCGCCGCCCGGACCGACCCGGCGAAGACGTACGGGATGCTGATCTACCGCTCGACGATCACCGGGGCGACCGGCAACACCACCGAACTGGGCCGGCCCTGGGGGCCGAGCGCCCAGGTCGTCTACCGGGAGTCGGTGCTCAGCGCCACCATCCGGACCGCGCAGCCCTGGATGGACATGTCCGGCAACGTCTGGCAGAACGCCCGGTTCTTCGAGTACAAGAACACCGGCGCGGGCGCCGGGGTCAACGGCAACCGCCCGCAGTTGACCGACGCCCAGGCGGCCAACTACACCCCGCAGAAGTACCTGGCCGGCAGCGACGGCTGGAACCCGATGTGA
- a CDS encoding DUF2000 domain-containing protein, translated as MQTDTAPVRFDTKIAVLLRDDLAAWQRLNVTAFLVSGLGRAAPEVIGEPYADADGSAYLPMFRQPVLVLVGGREVLGGAHARALAGELPTAVFTAELFRTGNDRDNRAAVRAVGRDRLDLVGIAVYGPRNAVDRVLKGARMHP; from the coding sequence GTGCAGACCGACACCGCGCCCGTGCGCTTCGACACCAAGATCGCCGTACTGCTCCGCGACGACCTGGCGGCCTGGCAGCGGCTCAACGTGACCGCGTTCCTGGTCAGCGGCCTGGGCCGGGCCGCGCCGGAGGTGATCGGGGAGCCGTACGCCGACGCCGACGGCAGCGCCTACCTGCCGATGTTCCGGCAGCCGGTGCTGGTCCTGGTCGGCGGCCGGGAGGTGCTCGGCGGCGCGCACGCCCGGGCGCTGGCCGGGGAACTACCGACCGCCGTGTTCACCGCCGAACTGTTCCGGACCGGCAACGACCGGGACAACCGGGCCGCCGTGCGCGCGGTCGGCCGCGACCGGCTCGACCTGGTCGGGATTGCCGTGTACGGCCCGCGCAACGCCGTCGACAGGGTGCTCAAGGGTGCCCGGATGCACCCGTGA
- a CDS encoding zinc-binding alcohol dehydrogenase, with translation MRDASACWLRAPGAAEIRPVRLPDPGPGEVLVRTRYTGVSRGTETLVFAGNVPQSQYAAMRAPFQEGDFPAPVKYGYLNVGVVESGPADLRGRTVFCLYPHQSGYVVPADAVVPVPDGVPPQRAVLAGTVETAVNALWDCPPLVGDRVTVLGAGMVGCCVAALLARFPGVRVELVDLDPGRAAVAAALGVDFATPPRAAGDRDLVVHASANAAGLQRCLDLAAVEGTVLELSWYGDRPVELALGGAFHSGRLTVRASQVGRVAPARRSSRSYRDRLALALDLLADPRFDALITGASPFAELPEVLARLTAGGLPALCHLITYDGK, from the coding sequence ATGCGCGACGCGTCCGCCTGCTGGTTGCGGGCGCCCGGTGCGGCGGAGATCCGCCCGGTCCGGCTGCCCGATCCCGGCCCCGGCGAGGTGCTGGTCCGCACCCGGTACACCGGGGTCAGCCGGGGGACCGAGACGCTGGTGTTCGCCGGCAACGTGCCGCAGAGCCAGTACGCGGCCATGCGGGCGCCGTTCCAGGAGGGCGACTTCCCGGCCCCGGTGAAGTACGGCTACCTGAACGTCGGCGTGGTCGAGTCCGGCCCGGCCGACCTGCGCGGCCGTACCGTCTTCTGCCTCTACCCGCACCAGAGCGGGTACGTGGTGCCGGCCGACGCCGTGGTCCCGGTGCCCGACGGGGTGCCGCCGCAACGGGCGGTACTGGCCGGCACCGTGGAGACCGCGGTGAACGCGCTGTGGGACTGCCCTCCGCTGGTCGGCGACCGGGTCACGGTGCTCGGCGCCGGGATGGTCGGCTGCTGCGTGGCGGCGCTGCTGGCCCGGTTTCCGGGGGTCCGGGTCGAACTGGTGGACCTCGACCCCGGCCGCGCCGCGGTGGCCGCCGCGCTCGGGGTGGACTTCGCCACCCCGCCGCGGGCGGCCGGCGACCGCGACCTGGTGGTGCACGCCAGCGCCAACGCCGCCGGCCTGCAACGCTGCCTGGACCTGGCCGCCGTCGAGGGCACGGTGCTCGAACTGAGCTGGTACGGCGACCGGCCGGTGGAGCTGGCCCTGGGCGGGGCGTTCCACTCCGGCCGGCTGACCGTCCGGGCCAGCCAGGTCGGCCGGGTCGCCCCGGCCCGAAGGTCCAGCCGCAGCTACCGCGACCGGCTGGCGCTCGCGCTCGACCTGCTCGCCGATCCCCGGTTCGACGCGCTGATCACCGGCGCCTCCCCGTTCGCCGAGCTGCCCGAGGTGCTCGCCCGGCTCACCGCGGGCGGCCTGCCCGCGCTCTGCCATCTCATCACCTACGACGGGAAGTGA
- a CDS encoding endo-1,4-beta-xylanase, with protein sequence MKLRRWVATAAVAVATVATLNSLPASAGHPYDPTDQSLRNLGLRHNLYVGTAVDMDALADPDDPQYRQIVGDEFSTVTAENVMKWESLEPTRGTYNWGPADELVSFARQHGQRVRGHVLVWHNQLPGWLTSGVADGSISNDELRDLLHKHITDVVRHFRGKIWQWDVVNEAVSDPWDNPPTLHYKGFWAEHLGSGYIADAFRWARAADPQALLFYNDYNIEAFGSGDPANDKTRFVYDMAKDLRSRGVPIDGVGSQGHLGTQYGNYDTLQVAAALKKFTSLGLATAFTEVDVRSQMTDGVQAGESAEINPRLQASAANFSILLQACLSERHCLSFTVWGFTDKHSWVPGTFDNPPEGLATIYDENYQPKRAYNVMRADLIYAGPPYVLPRVAQRPHR encoded by the coding sequence ATGAAGCTGAGACGGTGGGTAGCCACCGCCGCGGTCGCCGTCGCGACCGTCGCCACCCTGAACAGCCTGCCCGCCTCGGCGGGCCACCCCTACGACCCGACCGACCAGAGCCTGCGCAACCTGGGCCTGCGGCACAACCTGTACGTCGGCACCGCGGTCGACATGGACGCCCTGGCCGACCCGGACGACCCGCAGTACCGGCAGATCGTCGGCGACGAGTTCTCCACGGTGACCGCCGAGAACGTGATGAAGTGGGAGAGCCTCGAACCCACCCGGGGCACCTACAACTGGGGGCCGGCCGACGAACTCGTCAGCTTCGCCCGCCAGCACGGGCAGCGCGTCCGCGGACACGTGCTGGTCTGGCACAACCAGCTCCCCGGCTGGCTGACCAGCGGCGTGGCCGACGGCTCGATCAGCAACGACGAACTGCGCGACCTGCTGCACAAGCACATCACCGACGTGGTCAGGCACTTCCGGGGCAAGATCTGGCAGTGGGACGTGGTGAACGAGGCGGTCAGCGACCCCTGGGACAACCCGCCGACGCTGCACTACAAGGGTTTCTGGGCCGAGCACCTCGGTTCCGGCTACATCGCCGACGCGTTCCGCTGGGCCCGCGCGGCCGATCCGCAGGCGCTGCTGTTCTACAACGACTACAACATCGAGGCGTTCGGCTCGGGTGACCCGGCCAACGACAAGACCCGGTTCGTCTACGACATGGCCAAGGACCTGCGGTCCCGGGGCGTGCCCATCGACGGCGTCGGCAGCCAGGGCCACCTGGGCACCCAGTACGGCAACTACGACACCCTCCAGGTGGCCGCGGCGCTGAAGAAGTTCACCTCGCTGGGGCTGGCCACGGCCTTCACCGAGGTCGACGTGCGCAGCCAGATGACCGACGGCGTGCAGGCCGGCGAGTCCGCCGAGATCAACCCCCGGCTCCAGGCGTCGGCCGCGAACTTCAGCATCCTGCTCCAGGCGTGCCTGTCCGAACGGCACTGCCTGTCGTTCACGGTCTGGGGCTTCACCGACAAGCACTCCTGGGTCCCCGGCACCTTCGACAACCCGCCGGAGGGCCTGGCGACCATCTACGACGAGAACTACCAGCCCAAGCGGGCGTACAACGTGATGCGGGCCGACCTGATCTACGCCGGACCGCCCTACGTGCTGCCGCGCGTGGCGCAGCGCCCGCACCGCTAG
- a CDS encoding 6-carboxytetrahydropterin synthase yields MFSVTVRDSMMVAHSFRGEVFGPAQRLHGATFVVDATFRRVDLDDDGIVVDIGRATEQLHAVLGELTYRNLDDEPAFAGVNTTTEVLARTVADRLADRVHAGELGEGARGLAGITVTLHESHVAWASYERSL; encoded by the coding sequence GTGTTCAGCGTGACGGTCCGGGATTCCATGATGGTCGCCCACAGCTTCCGCGGCGAGGTCTTCGGGCCGGCCCAGCGCCTGCACGGGGCGACCTTCGTGGTGGACGCGACGTTCCGCCGGGTGGATCTCGACGACGACGGGATCGTGGTGGACATCGGCCGGGCCACCGAGCAGCTGCACGCGGTGCTGGGCGAGCTGACGTACCGCAACCTCGACGACGAGCCGGCCTTCGCCGGCGTGAACACCACGACCGAGGTGCTGGCCCGGACCGTCGCCGACCGGCTGGCCGACCGGGTGCACGCGGGGGAGCTGGGCGAGGGCGCCCGGGGGCTGGCCGGGATCACCGTCACGCTGCACGAGTCGCACGTGGCCTGGGCCAGCTACGAGCGGAGCCTCTGA
- a CDS encoding extracellular solute-binding protein: MTLSTSARRRLRVAAALITTACLAAGCSHASSSDGESAAGGGEYAIWDPYPQFDDSSDWVRLLTGCGTDAGVTVKRTGYDTTDLTNKALLAAQQGNSPDVLIVDNPVVSTLAEAGVLTTTAETKVDTSAVEPNLLAAGQLDGKTYGIPIGANTLALYYNKNVLDAAKVDPATVTDWASLTAALAKVKAAGKKGITFSAIGTEEGSFQFLPWFWGSGANLTQLDSAPAVSALTLWTDWLKQGYAPNSVINNTQTTSWQEFTSGDFAFSENGTWQLANAKKAGFPYGIIPIPAKAGGTAPAPTGGEFVTAPAQKDTARYATTDKIIGCLTSADNAYTTDTTLSYIAATDAVQRKQVQTTPDLAVWVDAVHAAKGRTSDDLGTRYPKISEPMWGAFQAALSGSKSPQDALSAAQQAAAAATR; this comes from the coding sequence ATGACCCTGTCCACCTCGGCGCGGCGCCGCCTCCGGGTTGCCGCGGCCCTGATCACCACCGCGTGTCTCGCGGCCGGTTGCTCGCACGCCTCGTCCTCCGACGGCGAATCGGCGGCGGGCGGCGGAGAGTACGCCATCTGGGACCCGTACCCGCAGTTCGACGACAGCTCGGACTGGGTCAGGCTGCTCACCGGCTGCGGCACCGATGCCGGCGTCACGGTCAAGCGGACCGGCTACGACACCACCGACCTGACCAACAAGGCGCTGCTGGCCGCCCAGCAGGGCAACTCGCCGGACGTGCTGATCGTCGACAACCCGGTGGTGTCCACGCTCGCCGAGGCCGGCGTGCTGACCACCACCGCCGAGACCAAGGTGGACACCTCGGCGGTCGAGCCGAACCTGCTGGCCGCCGGCCAGTTGGACGGGAAGACCTACGGCATCCCGATCGGGGCGAACACCCTCGCGCTGTACTACAACAAGAACGTGCTCGACGCCGCGAAGGTCGACCCGGCGACGGTCACCGACTGGGCCTCGCTGACCGCGGCGCTGGCGAAGGTCAAGGCGGCCGGCAAGAAGGGGATCACCTTCTCGGCGATCGGGACCGAGGAGGGTTCCTTCCAGTTCCTGCCCTGGTTCTGGGGCTCCGGGGCCAACCTCACGCAGCTGGACTCGGCGCCGGCCGTCTCGGCGCTCACGCTCTGGACCGACTGGCTCAAGCAGGGGTACGCGCCGAACTCGGTCATCAACAACACCCAGACCACCAGTTGGCAGGAGTTCACCTCCGGTGACTTCGCATTCAGCGAGAACGGCACCTGGCAGCTGGCGAACGCGAAGAAGGCCGGATTCCCGTACGGCATCATCCCGATCCCCGCGAAGGCCGGCGGCACCGCACCCGCGCCCACCGGCGGGGAGTTCGTGACGGCGCCGGCGCAGAAGGACACCGCCCGGTACGCCACCACCGACAAGATCATCGGCTGCCTGACGAGCGCGGACAACGCGTACACCACGGACACCACGCTGTCCTACATCGCGGCCACCGACGCGGTGCAGCGCAAGCAGGTGCAGACCACGCCCGATCTGGCGGTGTGGGTCGACGCCGTACACGCCGCGAAGGGGCGCACCAGCGACGACCTCGGCACCAGATACCCGAAGATCTCCGAACCGATGTGGGGTGCCTTCCAGGCGGCGTTGTCCGGCTCGAAGTCGCCGCAGGACGCGCTGAGCGCCGCCCAGCAGGCCGCCGCCGCGGCCACGAGGTGA
- a CDS encoding class I SAM-dependent methyltransferase, which produces MTIPLPPDFAAWLDLREPADAAARSAELAANVRRRLAGRGPLTIHDLGSGTGSMARWLAPLLPGPQHWLLYDQDADLLAHAARHLPERAADGSPVTAETRQRDISRLDRHELTGAALVTGSALLDMLTADELARIVAACADAGCPVLFMISVTGGARLDPAEPLDAEIAAAFDEHQRRTVAGRALLGPDAARACAAAFAARGLAVRLQPSPWHLGPNQAPLIAEWFTGWLAAALEQRPELAAAATAYAQRRLAAAAAGRLRVLVPHTDLLAAA; this is translated from the coding sequence TTGACGATCCCGCTTCCCCCCGACTTCGCGGCGTGGCTGGACCTGCGCGAACCGGCCGACGCGGCGGCCAGGTCGGCCGAACTGGCGGCCAACGTCCGCCGCCGGCTCGCAGGCCGCGGCCCGCTCACGATCCACGACCTCGGCAGCGGAACCGGCTCGATGGCCCGGTGGCTCGCGCCACTGCTGCCCGGACCGCAGCACTGGCTGCTCTACGACCAGGACGCCGACCTGCTGGCGCACGCGGCGCGGCACCTGCCGGAGCGGGCCGCCGACGGTTCCCCGGTCACCGCCGAAACCCGGCAGCGGGACATCAGCCGGCTCGATCGGCACGAACTGACCGGCGCCGCGCTGGTGACCGGGTCGGCACTGCTGGACATGCTCACGGCCGACGAGCTGGCGCGGATCGTGGCCGCCTGCGCGGACGCCGGCTGCCCGGTGCTGTTCATGATCTCGGTGACCGGCGGGGCGCGGCTGGACCCGGCCGAACCGCTGGACGCCGAGATCGCCGCGGCCTTCGACGAGCACCAACGCCGTACCGTGGCCGGCCGCGCGCTGCTCGGCCCGGACGCCGCCCGGGCCTGCGCCGCGGCCTTCGCCGCCCGCGGGCTCGCGGTCCGGCTCCAACCCAGCCCCTGGCACCTCGGCCCGAACCAGGCGCCGCTGATCGCCGAGTGGTTCACCGGCTGGCTGGCCGCCGCGCTCGAGCAGCGGCCCGAGCTGGCCGCGGCGGCCACCGCGTACGCGCAACGCCGGCTCGCCGCGGCGGCCGCCGGCCGGCTGCGGGTGCTGGTCCCGCACACCGACCTGCTGGCCGCGGCCTGA
- a CDS encoding DUF4236 domain-containing protein has product MTFYLRTSLKAGPFRFNLSSSGVGVSAGVPGFRIGTGPRGNYVRVAGRGATYFGGQPAAPDRPVVRPASPSHDAGVVMRELGSESVQHLVASQPSDLISQMQAAASRRALWPWATAAITILGLLTPPVGLLLLVLGGPAVWWLRQRDLARRSVVVFYQVEDAPAARYEHFTASSGFVSRVERVWQIEAEGMLSNPYQQKVNAGASRLVRRTVGRLDLAGPPVLVTNIAIPSLQTKERSVYFLPDRVLVRHGRRYADLSYAQVRAQVANQLFVESETPPSDARCVDTTWQYANKSGGPDRRFKNNRQLPVMMYGRLTLSSSHGLLMVWDFSRPDVAASLAEALNRMR; this is encoded by the coding sequence ATGACGTTCTACCTGCGAACCAGCCTCAAGGCGGGCCCCTTCCGCTTCAACCTCTCCTCTTCCGGAGTTGGCGTTTCCGCTGGCGTACCTGGGTTCCGGATCGGCACTGGGCCGCGCGGCAACTATGTCCGGGTGGCCGGACGCGGCGCCACCTACTTCGGTGGTCAGCCCGCCGCGCCGGACCGGCCCGTCGTACGACCCGCTTCGCCGTCTCACGACGCCGGGGTGGTGATGCGCGAGTTGGGCAGCGAGTCCGTGCAACATCTCGTCGCTTCCCAACCGTCCGATCTGATCAGTCAGATGCAGGCTGCTGCGAGTCGACGGGCACTGTGGCCATGGGCGACAGCCGCCATCACAATTCTCGGGCTGCTGACCCCGCCCGTCGGGCTCCTGCTGCTCGTGCTCGGCGGGCCGGCTGTCTGGTGGCTGCGGCAGCGCGACCTCGCACGGCGCTCGGTGGTCGTGTTCTATCAGGTCGAGGATGCACCGGCGGCGAGGTACGAGCACTTCACCGCGAGCAGCGGATTCGTCAGCCGGGTCGAGCGAGTCTGGCAGATCGAGGCGGAAGGAATGCTCTCCAACCCGTACCAGCAGAAGGTAAACGCCGGGGCGAGCAGGCTGGTGCGACGCACCGTGGGCCGCCTGGATCTGGCCGGACCGCCAGTTCTCGTTACCAACATCGCCATACCGAGCCTGCAGACCAAGGAGCGGTCGGTCTACTTCCTACCGGACCGGGTCCTCGTCCGACACGGCAGGCGCTACGCCGACCTGTCCTACGCCCAGGTCCGGGCGCAGGTAGCCAACCAACTGTTCGTCGAGTCCGAGACACCGCCATCCGACGCCCGCTGTGTCGACACGACCTGGCAGTACGCCAACAAGTCGGGCGGTCCAGACCGCCGCTTCAAGAACAACAGGCAGTTGCCGGTCATGATGTACGGCCGGTTGACTCTCAGCAGCTCACACGGGCTGCTGATGGTGTGGGACTTCTCCCGACCCGATGTTGCCGCGTCACTCGCCGAAGCCCTCAACCGGATGCGATAA
- a CDS encoding MgtC/SapB family protein — protein MALADTQGWPQLGELGLALLLSAVIGLEREIRQKSAGLRTHTLVGFAAALIMQVSKYGFADVFGEHVVLDPSRVAAQIVSGIGFIGGGLIFVRRDAVRGLTTAAVIWLTAAIGMAAGSGLWLLAVAATAGHLIVVFALTPLSARLPRSKYAPWRLRLTYLDGRGVLRDALTACTARGFTVNELYVDQPRPERDPPAVTVWLTLTGGRDLAPLTAALTELDGVLTVAGDDAAGGAA, from the coding sequence ATGGCGCTCGCCGACACACAGGGCTGGCCGCAACTGGGCGAACTCGGTCTCGCCCTGCTGCTGTCGGCCGTGATCGGGCTGGAGCGGGAGATCCGGCAGAAGAGCGCCGGGCTGCGCACGCACACCCTGGTCGGCTTCGCCGCCGCGTTGATCATGCAGGTGTCCAAGTACGGCTTCGCCGACGTGTTCGGCGAACACGTGGTGCTCGACCCGTCCCGGGTCGCGGCCCAGATCGTCTCCGGAATCGGCTTCATCGGCGGCGGCCTGATCTTCGTACGGCGGGACGCGGTCCGCGGCCTGACCACCGCCGCGGTGATCTGGCTGACCGCCGCCATCGGGATGGCGGCCGGATCCGGGCTGTGGCTGCTCGCCGTGGCCGCCACCGCCGGACACCTGATCGTGGTGTTCGCACTCACCCCGCTCTCGGCGCGGCTGCCCCGGTCGAAGTACGCGCCCTGGCGGCTGCGGCTGACCTACCTGGACGGACGCGGCGTGCTGCGCGACGCGCTCACCGCCTGCACGGCGCGCGGGTTCACCGTCAACGAGCTGTACGTGGACCAGCCGCGCCCGGAACGGGACCCGCCGGCGGTGACGGTCTGGTTGACGTTGACCGGCGGCCGGGATCTCGCCCCGCTCACCGCGGCGCTGACCGAACTCGACGGGGTGCTGACGGTCGCCGGCGACGACGCGGCCGGCGGCGCGGCCTGA
- a CDS encoding LacI family DNA-binding transcriptional regulator gives MAALAKVSVGTASKALNGRGSLRPETVARVRQAADQLGFVANAAARSLQTGRTYTVGMITTDSIGRFSIPLLIGAEDALGAGQMSVFLCDARDDSIREQYYLRTLLGRKVDGIIVTGRRTQARAPIGGDLNVPVVYAFISSADPRDCSVVPDEADGARRAVQHLQAIGRRRIAHVTGPEHHHSARVRAEAAASVADLVAPPLYGEWSEAWGRQAAGILLSTGTEIDGIFCGSDQIARGVAEALRDAGRAIPGDVALVGFDNWNVMVDACRPPLTSVDMDLEGIGREAAELLLEAINGNPRHGPRKRPCRLVPRASTAV, from the coding sequence GTGGCGGCGCTCGCGAAGGTGTCCGTCGGGACGGCGTCCAAGGCGCTCAACGGGCGCGGCAGCCTGCGCCCGGAGACCGTGGCCCGGGTCCGCCAGGCCGCCGACCAGCTCGGCTTCGTCGCCAACGCGGCGGCGCGCAGCCTGCAGACCGGACGCACCTACACCGTCGGGATGATCACCACCGACAGCATCGGCCGGTTCAGCATCCCGCTGCTGATCGGCGCCGAGGACGCGCTCGGCGCCGGCCAGATGTCGGTTTTCCTCTGCGACGCCCGCGACGACTCGATCCGGGAGCAGTACTACCTGCGTACCCTGCTCGGTCGCAAGGTCGACGGGATCATCGTGACCGGCCGGCGTACCCAGGCCCGCGCGCCCATCGGCGGCGACCTGAACGTCCCGGTCGTCTACGCCTTCATCAGCTCCGCGGACCCCCGCGACTGTTCGGTGGTGCCCGACGAGGCCGACGGCGCCCGGCGCGCGGTGCAGCACCTGCAGGCCATCGGCCGCCGCCGCATCGCCCACGTCACCGGTCCCGAACACCACCACTCGGCCCGGGTCCGCGCCGAGGCCGCGGCCTCGGTCGCCGACCTGGTGGCACCCCCGCTGTACGGCGAGTGGAGCGAGGCGTGGGGCCGGCAGGCGGCCGGCATCCTGCTCTCCACCGGCACCGAGATCGACGGCATATTCTGCGGCAGCGACCAGATCGCCCGCGGCGTGGCCGAGGCCCTGCGCGATGCCGGTCGCGCCATCCCCGGCGACGTGGCCCTGGTGGGCTTCGACAACTGGAACGTCATGGTGGATGCCTGCCGGCCCCCGCTGACCAGCGTCGACATGGACCTCGAAGGCATCGGTCGGGAGGCCGCCGAACTCCTGCTGGAGGCGATCAACGGCAATCCCCGGCACGGCCCGCGGAAGCGCCCGTGCCGGCTGGTCCCCCGAGCCTCCACGGCGGTCTAG
- a CDS encoding glycosyltransferase family 4 protein encodes MHVVLPGDIDDPGTPSGGNSYDRRVCAGLAAAGWTVREHAVPGSWPHPTPPQRAGLARLLAALPDGASVLIDGLVGSTVPELLTPHARRLCPVLLVHMPLADRAEAAALAAVAGVITTSGWTRQLLLRRHALPADRVWVARPGVDPAPPAPGTAGGTRLLCVAAVTTHKGHDVLVDALAAVADRDWRCTCVGALTRDPDFVDLLRERIRRHGLADRVRLAGPRTGAALAAGYADADLLVLASRGETYGMVVPEALARGVPVLVSAAGGLAEAVGRAPDGTRPGLLVRPDDPAALAGALRRWLDDAALRDRLRRCARARRDTLTGWPDTTRRVAAALHRAAGR; translated from the coding sequence GTGCACGTGGTGCTGCCCGGCGACATCGACGACCCGGGCACACCCAGCGGCGGCAACAGCTACGACCGCCGGGTCTGCGCGGGGTTGGCCGCCGCCGGCTGGACGGTACGCGAACACGCCGTACCCGGATCCTGGCCGCACCCCACGCCGCCGCAGCGGGCCGGGCTGGCCCGGCTCCTCGCGGCGCTGCCCGACGGAGCGTCGGTGCTGATCGACGGCCTGGTCGGCTCGACGGTGCCGGAACTGCTGACGCCGCACGCGCGCCGGCTGTGCCCGGTGCTGCTGGTACACATGCCGCTGGCCGACCGGGCCGAGGCCGCGGCGCTGGCCGCGGTCGCCGGCGTCATCACCACCAGCGGGTGGACCCGGCAACTGCTGCTGCGCCGGCACGCACTGCCGGCCGACCGGGTGTGGGTCGCCCGACCCGGGGTGGACCCCGCGCCGCCCGCGCCCGGCACGGCCGGCGGCACCCGGCTGCTCTGCGTCGCCGCCGTCACCACGCACAAGGGGCACGACGTGCTGGTCGACGCGCTCGCCGCGGTGGCCGACCGGGACTGGCGGTGCACCTGCGTGGGCGCCCTCACCCGGGACCCGGACTTCGTCGACCTGCTCCGCGAGCGGATCCGCCGGCACGGTCTGGCCGACCGGGTCCGGCTGGCCGGCCCGCGTACCGGCGCCGCGCTGGCCGCCGGGTACGCCGACGCCGATCTGCTGGTGCTGGCCTCCCGCGGCGAGACCTACGGCATGGTGGTGCCGGAGGCGCTGGCCCGCGGCGTACCGGTGCTGGTCAGCGCGGCCGGCGGGCTGGCCGAGGCGGTGGGCCGGGCGCCGGACGGCACCCGGCCGGGGCTGCTGGTCCGGCCGGACGACCCGGCGGCGCTGGCCGGGGCGCTGCGCCGCTGGCTGGACGACGCCGCGCTGCGGGACCGGCTGCGCCGCTGCGCCCGCGCCCGCCGGGACACCCTGACCGGCTGGCCCGACACCACCCGGCGGGTCGCGGCGGCGCTGCACCGGGCGGCCGGACGGTGA